In Chitinophaga oryzae, the sequence CGAGCAAACAGCTTCAGACGTGAAATTCACATCAAAAATGTATGTAACAAGAGATGTCTTCGACGAAATGATAAAATTCGCTCAGTCGACCTCTCCTCAGAAAATCCATTTTGAAAAATAATGCCCTACAAAAAGCAACAGCACGGAGATGATGTTGCCGGCAGGTTTGTGTCGGAAATGGAGCTACTTAAAAAAGAGCATCCAGACATCTGGGATAAAGTAGGGATTTCATCCAGCCAGTTTTCCCACATAAAAGCAGGGAATCGGTACCCGACAGTTGATCATCTGACAAATTTGGTAAAGCATTACCATTACTCTGGAACCTGGTTGCTTACCGGTACCGGTGACAGGAGAAACGAACCTGCCACCCCTTCAGTAGAGAAAAAACTGGCAGCCATTCAGGAGCAATTGGCAAAAATAAATACCAGGCTGGATTTAGAGCAGGAAACAGGGGGTAACAAAAAGGGTAACAAAACCCGGGAAACCGGCACTAAATAAAAAAATTGACGCATACGTAAAGAATTGACAATTAACTTACAATTCCCTTTTTAGAACAAACGTGTGAAATCTCCTCCTTCGCACCAAACGTCATAATAACAGTGTTATTATGACGTTTTTTTTTGCCCAAAACCGTCCGTGTTTCGGATAATATTGCAGCCTGCTTATATCAGTCCCTTGTCGGTAAGCCGCATGTTTCTCAGGTCCATTTTATGCTGTTTCAGGAACCGTTGATAGACCATATCAGCATCCAGCGCCATCTGCTTTTTGTCTCTTGCTTTCCGGGAGCTTTCGTAGGGCTCGTTGGCAAAAATGAGGTCGTAGATCATATATTCCACAGCCTCCTGCTTTTGCTGATTGCTCCAACCGGCAACACGGACGTTCGATCTTACCTGGCTGCGCACAGCATTGATCTGCGTTAAGGTCGGATTGCCACTCATGCCATTGGCAATGCGCCACATGCCTAAGATGTAGGCAGTGAAAGCATCCGCGTAATTATGATGTACATCCAGTCCCAGTGATGTTAAAAGCCGCAGATAAGCGTTAAAAGGATCATATTGGTTCAGGGCATTTTCCAGATTTTTACCGGCAGTGGGATTCCTGCTTTTCAGGCGGTTGATAATGGACTGTTTTACCTTAACAGAAGTGCTGCTGCCGGGCGAAATCAGGAAAGTCGCTGCATCCGCCGGCGCAGTGGCTTTAGAGCGCCTTGTCCCGCCTGCTTTTGGGGTATTGGAATAAGCCAGGTCATTGATGATATTTTGGTTCACGAACGACTGAATCGTATTGTTATACAGCATGTTATTCTGGGCGAGCATCATGGTGGCCCCGGGGTCGTACTGGCTGTAACTGCTCAGTTGTAACAGGCAGAAAACGGGAATTAAATAAAATGGTTTTAGCATAAAAAAGGTTTAATGGCGGTGCATCCGGAAAACTACTGCCGGAGCATCACCCGACATTACTAATAATAATTTCTTACAATATATTTTTATTCGTTCCGTCAGTGTGGTATTTGACCTGTCTGTCACCGGCAAAATAAAGTGTAACATTTTATCCGGTCAATGGGGGAAAACTTTACTTTTTTCCTCAGGGTTTACCCTGATACCAGGTAGCCAATGTTCACCGGGCGCTGATGCACGTTATTCGCATATAAATAATAAATAATATAAAAATATTACCTCCGGTTTCTTAACAATTCCTTCATCCTTCCTTAACGCTCAGCTAATAATAAAAGAAGAATTTAGCAATAACCCCCAGACAGGAAATTGCACTATCTTATTGTTAAACCTATTTACTATTGTTTGTGCCGTTTATGTTGAGCGGAAGGAAGTCATGTTCCTTCCTTTTTTTATTCGTTTCCGGCGAACTTGCTTAAACCCTATCTTTACGTAATTTTTGTACTGAAATTATGGGAACATCTATTACCTGTCCCAATTGCAGACACCAATTTGTCATGGAGGATGCATTTGCCGCAGACATTGAAAAGGAAATGAGGGGGAAAATGGAATCTGAATGGCGTAAACGCCTCGATTCCCTGCAGGCCGAAAAAAACAGCCTGCAGACGGAGAAAAACCGCATGGCGCAGGAACGCCAGCAGATAGAAACACTCCGTCAGCAGCAGGAACAGGAAGTGGCCCAACGGCTGCAGGCAGAAAAAAAGCGGTTACAGGAAAGCCTGGCGGAAGAGCTGCGCAAGTCCATCACAGCCGATTATGACAACCAGCTGTCCACCCTCCGGGAAGCCAACCAGGAGCAGGAAGCCCGTCTCCGGGAAGCCCGCAAACAGGAACTGGAATTCCT encodes:
- a CDS encoding helix-turn-helix domain-containing protein, coding for MPYKKQQHGDDVAGRFVSEMELLKKEHPDIWDKVGISSSQFSHIKAGNRYPTVDHLTNLVKHYHYSGTWLLTGTGDRRNEPATPSVEKKLAAIQEQLAKINTRLDLEQETGGNKKGNKTRETGTK